The nucleotide sequence GCAATTTGCCATCCCCATCCCATCCATTCCACAACACTCGCATAAATGTTGGCCTCAGGACCACCCTGCAGAGCCAAGTGGACCCACAGGAAGCCATTTCACTGGAGGCATGGGGAGAGTCTTCACTGCTCAACTGCTTTAAATGGGGGATTCATGGGGTATTGAAGGGATTCACGAGATTGTACATGCGCATTCAAACAGTGTACACCTAACATAACACAAACAGATGCCAAATAAGTGCTTTAAGTTTCCAAGGCTATCCATCTGAGATCTTaacaagcttaaagttcaaaaccCCCATCCTCATGAAGGATGTATGTGTGTTCCCACAGTTACCATCAAAACATCAAAAATACACTGAGACCATCTTTTTTTACTTTCAGCAGGACAAAAACTTTCATCCACTGTCACAGAGTATTCATTGAAATGACTTCGCCAAATCTCACAAACCACTGCCCATCTGATGAGCTGTCGCCGTGGCTCCCTTTAATCTTTACATCTGGACCAGCAGCCAGATAGTGTTTGTAGTCCACTGCCTTTGGTGGCACCAGGCCGGGCTTCAGGCTCGGTGCAGGCAGCAAAGAAACCAGCACTCGAGCGACCTCATGCATGGTAGGCCTATCGGATGGATGCCTCTTTGTGCACAGCAATGCGAGCTGGAATGCCTTTCTGACAAGCCTCATATCCATGCAGGTGACCGACACTTCCGAGTCCACCGCCTCCATTACCGTGTTGTCATCTGCCTTTGAGAGTATCTGAATGTTAAGAACAGCAAATAAACGAGTAGCTAATTAGAACGATGGCACCGTTATCGAATTAAAACAACATGAAGATAGATAGTTCAGAAGGTGCAAATCTGGATAACTGACCAGTTGGTGCAAGTTAGAATCATTGTCGACAGCCTTCTTCCCTGTGAGTAGCTCCAAAAGAACAATGCCAAAGCTATAAACATCAGATTTCTCATTCAGCCTGGAGGTGCGAGCATACTCCGGATCAATGTAGCCAATTGTGCCCAGCACATATGTTGATGCATGAGTTTTGGCAGATGGGATGCATTTGGCTATGCCAAAATCTGAGAGATGTGCCTCAAAGTTCTCATCAAGAAGGATGTTGGAGGACTTCACATCCCGATGAATGATTCTGGGGTTACAATCATGGTGAAGATAGGTTAGGCCCTGGGCAGCACCGACTGCTATTTTAAGGCGCGTGTCCCAGTCAAGCTTCACTTTTTTTGATGGgcctgaaataaatagaagtaATTAATGATGTATAAATCATGAAAGCAGATGAGAATAATAAGGAAACTAGATGTCCAAACCATGGAGAAGATCCCATAGTGAGCCATTTTCCATGTAATCATAGAACAGAAGGTTTCCATGTGGGGAAAGTGAGTAGCCATGTAAGCTGACGAGATTTCTATGTCTGATGCTTCCAATGGTTTCCAGTTCAGTCTCAAATTCACGAAGATTATGAGGATACTGACTGTAAAGCCGCTTAATAGCAATAGGCTTAGAATTCTTGAGTACACATTTATAGACCGTGCTTGAAGCACCATAGCCAATAATATATTTCTCACTCAAGTTTTCTGTGATCCTCATGATATCTTCATATGTATGAATTGCCATGTCCATTCTGAGAACTACAAGTTTTGGAGCACCTGAACAGAGAATGCTATGGTAAATTACGAACATTGCACAAAGGATAACAGTGTATGCTGACAAACTAAAGAGAGATGGAAGATACATGCCTTGCACAGTTCGGTTTGATCCTTTAATGAACTGCTTTGGTTGACTAGACTTGTATATTGCCACTAACATCATTGATAGCAGTGTAACACAGCCTAGCGTAATGCAGACAACAGCAGCTCGAGAAATGGTGACTGCAGAAAACCATCGAGTTAAATAATCAATGGGAGATGATGCAAAAGATGATAATCATAGTTTGGAGTCGAGAATACCTTTGGATCCATGAAGATCTTGTCCACAAGAGGATCCCAACCAGTTTCCGCACAACATTGGATTTCCTAGGAAACTGAAGGCAGATAATATTAATATTCTGGAAAATCATAACTGTGATGAGAAGAAAGAAGTcggattttctttttctctttttctttgttatagagagagagagcactaaattatttagatacctttctcgaGGAAACCTTGAAAAGTTCTTGGAGAGAGGAACATCTCCCGAGAAGTTATTAAATGAAAGGTTCCTGAATACAGATCAAATGCCCAATCATGCAAGTAAATACTTTTCATAGTCTTTGAAGCAAAGAGAACAAGAATGATAAACTTACAAGGAAGATAGGCTGAAGCAATTGGTCAACTGAACCGGTATCTCTCCATATAGATCGTTGTTGTTTAGAATCCTGAAGGCAACTCGACAGGGTATAAACATTTGACTGGAGGAGAACAAGTTCTTCACatgaatacaaaaataaaaaagacaaaaatGGATTTGGACTTACAAAGTATCGATGTTCTGCAACTGTCCCAGTTCTTCAGGAATTGGACCAGACAGCTTGTTGCAAGATATATCACTACAGAAGTTTGAATTCATTTAAGCAACTAAAAAACAACATTTCGTACCTACTGCTGTTAAAGCATGATTAGAAGATAATCAATAATAACTGTGCGAAGACATGACTTCATACTTACATGGTTTGAACACTACGCAGATTTCCAAATTCAGCTGGGAGGGGCCCACCGAGATTATTTCTACTTAGGTTCCTGCAATTTTGAGGTAGCAATAATAAGAATGAGACTGAGTGCAGCATGGACTCTGTCAAGAACACTATTAAGCTAAAATCTGAAACCACATACAAAACATCTTACAACTTAAAGAAACAGTCTAGTCTCTGACTTACAGCTCAAGAAGGTGCTCCAGATCACCAATAGAATCAGGAATGGGACCGGAAAAATGATTGTTGGATAGATCCCTATAGTAAGAAGATGaggaaagagggggggggggatgaaCATGTGAGAATAATGGACCCGGGGCGTGACAGAACACACTTAAGATGGCTAATTTTAACAAACACTTCAGACATCAGAAAAGCAGTAATCTCTTACAGGGTATCAAGATTGATAATTCGGCCTAATTCCCAGGGAACTTTGCCCTTAAAGTTGTTTGATGAGAAGTTCCTGCAATTTTGACAGAATGAAGATCATAAGCATTTGAAGCTTCGTAAAGGGGGTGGTGGGCTGTACAGAGTGGCTCACAAATCAGCTCAAGATATTAGCTCAAATATACTAATACCCATGATTGGTCGTACCGATCCGAACCAGACGGTATGGGCCATACTGTATCATACTTGATATGGGAGACGTACTGACACTTGGTACGCCGAAAAGATTTCGTACCATATCATATCGACACAGTACTAGTGTGGCACTGATACGGGGTCCGATACCGAGACGGTGGACCTTGCTAATACCAAATGCTTGTGTTTGAGCTTATTGTAGAAACAGTATCTCTATTAGTGTTCATTCTGATTAAGTGTAAATAGTATTTTTATTTAATGGGGAAGTTTCATAGATGGAACTTACAAATAGGTCAGGCTCTCTAACTTCTGAAACTGCAATGGGATCGAACCATTCAACCTATTACCATGCACATTACTGAAAAACACCACAAATATCCAGCATTACAGatatccaaaaaaataattcaagCCACAAATATCCAATACTCCAACATTACAAAAACAATAATTCATGCCACAAAGAAACCTCACAATTTATTCAACGCAGTACAGGAGCTGATATTCTGAGGAATTGGACCCTCAAGGTTGTTATTGGCAAGATTCCTGTTACAGAGATACTGAAATTGGTAAATACCTGACCATGTACAGATATTGTTTCCAAAAGCATTTCAAGGATTTTAAATGAGCTATAATGCCACAAATTCTCACAATTCAAACAGCTCTTCAAGTTTTCCAAGCTCAGCTGGAATAGTACCTACTAGCTTGTTGTCATTTAGTTGCCTGTACAATTGATAAGATTAGCAAGTATACACAAAGTTAATGAAGAACTGACTGTAACACAGGAAAAGGCCCTCACAGATAGCTAAGTTTTGTCATGTTTCCCAACTCAGGAGGGATTGGTCCGGTAAGCTTGTTTCCATGTAAGTACCTGGGAGACAGACGTCATGAAAAGGAGTTTATAAAACAGCACAGTAAGCTTTGCATACATAAAGCAAGAGTAACTGATCAAAACTCACAGCTTGCCCGTGTAGGACAGATTGCCAAGTATTGGTGGAATGGTTCCAACCAGTTCATTTTCACTTAAATCCCTGAAAATAAAAGCAGATCGCACATGTCATGGTGACTACACTCAAAAACCAATCTGCAACACTGACTTTACATATGAAGCATATCAGCAACCATTAGGTTgctaaatatgatgaatgaccTTAATATAGCTCATAACTTGCAAGTTCAAAAAAGATTAAGTACTTGAAATCTTGTAAAGAACAGGGGAACAGAGCAAGTCTGGAACTTGTAGCATGACAAGCACTTGGTAACATACCAAGCAGAACCAAACTGTTGTTCATTGATTAGAATGTAACTGATTCTATTCTACAAGAGCAACAAATATAACAGCTTCCAGCTAACATGTATCTGCTGATACACTTTAACAGACAACTAGTTGAGATTCTTTTCTTACAGGTTAGGCTTTCTCGCATGTGTGAATGCCAACTTACTGTTTATATGAATATTCAATAGTTAGTAGTGCCCAAGTCATACCtacattatatataattttgtgGGTACATTAAATTTAAGCTCCAGTTAATTAGAAAGAAAAATGTTATAGTGATTCATTGTTAACATTTTGGCAATGTGCAGGAGGATTTGGAGATATGTTAGTCAGTAATGTCCCAAGCAATATGGTCCAAAAAGACTCGTTAAGGCAGCAAAAGAAATATAATATGGAAAATGAATTAGGAAAGAAAAAGTAATGTCTGCTTACAATACTGCAAGAGCTTGCATGAGGCCAATCACCTCCGGAATCTTCCCTGTGAGTCTATTTCCTTGAAGGGACCTACAATCAGAATATAGACAATGAATGGACGAGTGATTAGTCCCAAAATTATCACAATACATGAAAAAATGAGTACAGTAATGATAGACTCTGAATCATTGAAAATTCTCAaattttttcaacttttttatttttatttattaattattcatTCACAAATATTTCAAGAATCACTCAAAAATTGCAAGCCAATGGTGTTCTGTGCTGCCAATGATCGTGGTGTATTTACTATGTTTACAGCTCACCATCCATATCACTTCCATCCTTGTTTTCAGATGAATAAAAATACAGATACCTAAACAGTATGACATTCTTTAGTTCTGTTAATACTTCtagtattaatgtattatatatCCAATTTCTATCCAGACTTCTCAGGATATTTAAGAATTTTGGATCTTTGTTTTCAGCCAAATTGCTCCCAAAAACTGCACTTGTGACTGCAGATAAGAGAACAAATTAATCAGAGATCTGTTTTCAGCAAACTTTCCCATCCATTGCAATCTAAGAAATTGTGCAAAGAAAAGGCACGAGGTGCAGATAAATAACACAATTTATTATACACAATTGTGCACTCAATAGATGGGAGAAGTGAACATCCACAGCTTTAGCAGCTATTGACACGAATTTCTATGCAAGAAGTCATATATTAATCCTATAACACCTTTCACGTGAACAGAACCAGTGCACTAAATGAGCATTTAAAGCTTATTCTTTAAAATGAAAATGCCACCAAGGAACAACCAGTTCTCTTTTTTATCCAACTCATAAAAGTACATCCAAAAAGGTAGGAATATACTTACAGTGTAGCTACTTGCAGGAAACCAATATTGTAAGGAATCTCTCCCGTGATTTGATTGTATGATATATCCCTGTTATTCAGGAACAAGATTAAATAACCAATTCCATTCTTCTACAAGAAGAAGCAAACTTACAGCAGAATTAGCATACAAGATCTCAAAACTGGTACAGTTGCCTATGCTATCTGGAATGGTTCCTGTGAGGTTATTGCCCCTTACATCACTGCATTAAGGATACAAACATGAATCAATATGACCAGAAGGTCAACAAATTGAGGAATCAAAATCAGCAACACGAACAAATGCATCAAAGGCAGCAATCACATACAAATACCACAGGCCGGTCAATTGGCACATGTCCGGCGACAAAGTTCCAGAGAGCGAATTACCCCGTAAGCCTCTGAAAAGAAACACCAGCATCTCAATTAGCAGCAGAAAATGGTTTCTGATGAAAACCGTTTAGCTACAAAGGACTGTTAAGTGCTCACAGGTACTGCAGCACTTCATTCCAGTAAATAAGCCGAGGTATGTCTCCAGTAAGCTGGTTCTGGGCTAAGTCCCTGTCCAGATTGGCAACACCAAGTCCAAAAACTTCACTTAATGTCTAAAGATTATGTCAAAGAAACAGAAGATATAAACCATacacccaaaaaaataaaaaagagaagaaaatggaATCACCAAGACAGTCTAAAGAGCagcaaaagaacaaaagaaaaacagcaaaacaaaacaaaacaaaaatactCACAGAGTTTTGAGGTTTGGAATTTGGGATAATGTTGAAGGAATGGGGCCTGTCAGCTGGTTGTTCTTCAGGTTCCTGCATTGAAATATCCATTAGCTAAACAAAGGACTcttattttcttcaaaaaaaacagCAAATATAGATAAAATTATTCGCAGCGGTCAGCTTACAATTCCTCGAGCTGCTTCAGCTTGGATATCGAAAAGGGAATATCCCCATAGAGTGCATTCCCAGATAAATCCCTACAAATTTGCCACACAATATTTACAAACGATGGGTAAGCTAAGAACACCAAATGAAAGGACTAGTTTCTAGTAGTACAGGTGTTTTAGAGACACGCAATCCCCAATCTCGTCCGGGATTTGACCTGTAAGCTTGTTCCCCTTCAAATCTCTGCACCCCACCAACAAATAAAGTAAGATTTAGGTACATATTAATGAAGAAACTCGGTTCAAGAAGTGGGGAAGCGAAGGGGTCCGGTAATATTAAAATAGTAGGCAGGGGGTTTAAAGTGAATAAAAGAAGACATACATGGATTGCAAGCTCTTCAGCTCCCCGACCGCGGGCGAGATCTCCCCTCCCAGGTTTAGATTCGATAAGTTCCTTCACCCcagaacacacacacacacacacacccaacAAAAAAGTATTAATAAAAAAGGACAATAGAAGGGAATTAACGCAACGCGAAGAATATGAGGAAGAGAAGGACGGGGGGGGATACAGGGAAACGACGGCGGAGGTGAGGCTGTCGCAGACGACGCCTCTCCAGGCGCAGTGGTCGTCGCTGCTGCGGTTGGCGTCGCCGCCGGCTGCGACGGGGTTCCAGTCCAGCAGCACGTTGACCACGTTGCTGAACGACGCCTTCAGCGCCATCAAAGCCCTCCCTGAAGCCACCACCAAAACTAGccgttaagatttttttttccaacaaaaaaaaaaaagcgaaagAGAGAACTAACGAAGACCTTCATCTGAGAACGAGGAAACGGCCGGGAAGAAGGCCAACAGAAACGCCATTGAAACCAACAAACGTAgcatctccttcctcctctcttccatTGCCATTCCAAGCTCAAGACAACACCAGAGATCACAGAGAGAGAAGTAGCATTGGAGTGTTCTACATTCTCAACTCAACGAGGAGGAGAGCGGGGGGATAAGGAAGAGGGATGGGGAATTGCCGAAACGGGAAAGGCGCAGGGAGGCGAAGGCCGTAAGCACCAAAATGGCGGTGGCGACAGCGACGTGACTGTTCATTTCGCGTGGGGGGGTCACCACAGCCGCTCTCTCTATCTCTAGACCCAGGCCCAGGGTACGGCTGGCCGCAGAGAGCCTCCATTATATCTTTTGCAGTCCCTACCAACCTACTACTGCTAATACTAGTACTAGTATTAGCATCTatacttttcttttgtttttgttgcTCGTAACCTCGTCAGAGAACTTTCTTAGTGATACAAATCCTTTGTAAAAATAAAAGTTTAGTAATTTCCGTTAAGTATCGTAGAAAAgaaccatgatttttttttttttgctttgacaAAGAACCATGATTCGGAGCCATTAGTACCGGGAGGCAGGACGGCCTTGGGAAGCACAGTGTCCGCAAACAAAGCACTGAACCGGAATGGCTTTTTATTTGAAACTGCTGCGAGGAAGAGCATTACATCCATAGTAGGTAAATGATGTGCCACTGTGGGTGAACCACCGAAATGTACACTGGTCTCCTTGGCGGAATTGCTCTCCCGGGTAAAATAAGTACTATTGGTCAATGGAAAGAATGAAGGTGCTGCTGACTGCaccacggagagagagagagagagactctcATGGAGACTATGGAGGGTAGCATCTCGGTATGGTGTAGACTCACGTAATATGCTAACGACTAGTATGATTGAAAATATTATTCGTGCTTTCCTGAGATGCTTTAGATTATGATTGGCTATTATTATTTAGAGTAAATTATGAAATCCTACCAAATTTATGGTTATTATACTTATATGCAGTAATTTATAAAACCTACACACTTACTTTGCCTAAATTAAAAGCATTAGTGaatctatttattttatttaaaaaatcaaaagtacctttaaataaaaaggatacatactttttttttttttttttgatgtcctttgatggctgttatattaaataaaat is from Phoenix dactylifera cultivar Barhee BC4 chromosome 18, palm_55x_up_171113_PBpolish2nd_filt_p, whole genome shotgun sequence and encodes:
- the LOC103721746 gene encoding LRR receptor-like serine/threonine-protein kinase SIK1 isoform X1, whose protein sequence is MAMEERRKEMLRLLVSMAFLLAFFPAVSSFSDEGRALMALKASFSNVVNVLLDWNPVAAGGDANRSSDDHCAWRGVVCDSLTSAVVSLNLSNLNLGGEISPAVGELKSLQSIDLKGNKLTGQIPDEIGDCVSLKHLDLSGNALYGDIPFSISKLKQLEELNLKNNQLTGPIPSTLSQIPNLKTLDLAQNQLTGDIPRLIYWNEVLQYLGLRGNSLSGTLSPDMCQLTGLWYFDVRGNNLTGTIPDSIGNCTSFEILDISYNQITGEIPYNIGFLQVATLSLQGNRLTGKIPEVIGLMQALAVLDLSENELVGTIPPILGNLSYTGKLYLHGNKLTGPIPPELGNMTKLSYLQLNDNKLVGTIPAELGKLEELFELNLANNNLEGPIPQNISSCTALNKFNVHGNRLNGSIPLQFQKLESLTYLNFSSNNFKGKVPWELGRIINLDTLDLSNNHFSGPIPDSIGDLEHLLELNLSRNNLGGPLPAEFGNLRSVQTIDISCNKLSGPIPEELGQLQNIDTLILNNNDLYGEIPVQLTNCFSLSSLNLSFNNFSGDVPLSKNFSRFPRERILILSAFSFLGNPMLCGNWLGSSCGQDLHGSKVTISRAAVVCITLGCVTLLSMMLVAIYKSSQPKQFIKGSNRTVQGAPKLVVLRMDMAIHTYEDIMRITENLSEKYIIGYGASSTVYKCVLKNSKPIAIKRLYSQYPHNLREFETELETIGSIRHRNLVSLHGYSLSPHGNLLFYDYMENGSLWDLLHGPSKKVKLDWDTRLKIAVGAAQGLTYLHHDCNPRIIHRDVKSSNILLDENFEAHLSDFGIAKCIPSAKTHASTYVLGTIGYIDPEYARTSRLNEKSDVYSFGIVLLELLTGKKAVDNDSNLHQLILSKADDNTVMEAVDSEVSVTCMDMRLVRKAFQLALLCTKRHPSDRPTMHEVARVLVSLLPAPSLKPGLVPPKAVDYKHYLAAGPDVKIKGSHGDSSSDGQWFVRFGEVISMNTL
- the LOC103721746 gene encoding LRR receptor-like serine/threonine-protein kinase SIK1 isoform X2, whose protein sequence is MAMEERRKEMLRLLVSMAFLLAFFPAVSSFSDEGRALMALKASFSNVVNVLLDWNPVAAGGDANRSSDDHCAWRGVVCDSLTSAVVSLNLSNLNLGGEISPAVGELKSLQSIDLKGNKLTGQIPDEIGDCVSLKHLDLSGNALYGDIPFSISKLKQLEELNLKNNQLTGPIPSTLSQIPNLKTLDLAQNQLTGDIPRLIYWNEVLQYLGLRGNSLSGTLSPDMCQLTGLWYFDVRGNNLTGTIPDSIGNCTSFEILDISYNQITGEIPYNIGFLQVATLSLQGNRLTGKIPEVIGLMQALAVLDLSENELVGTIPPILGNLSYTGKLYLHGNKLTGPIPPELGNMTKLSYLQLNDNKLVGTIPAELGKLEELFELNLANNNLEGPIPQNISSCTALNKFNVHGNRLNGSIPLQFQKLESLTYLNFSSNNFKGKVPWELGRIINLDTLDLSNNHFSGPIPDSIGDLEHLLELNLSRNNLGGPLPAEFGNLRSVQTIDISCNKLSGPIPEELGQLQNIDTLILNNNDLYGEIPVQLTNCFSLSSLNLSFNNFSGDVPLSKNFSRFPRESFLGNPMLCGNWLGSSCGQDLHGSKVTISRAAVVCITLGCVTLLSMMLVAIYKSSQPKQFIKGSNRTVQGAPKLVVLRMDMAIHTYEDIMRITENLSEKYIIGYGASSTVYKCVLKNSKPIAIKRLYSQYPHNLREFETELETIGSIRHRNLVSLHGYSLSPHGNLLFYDYMENGSLWDLLHGPSKKVKLDWDTRLKIAVGAAQGLTYLHHDCNPRIIHRDVKSSNILLDENFEAHLSDFGIAKCIPSAKTHASTYVLGTIGYIDPEYARTSRLNEKSDVYSFGIVLLELLTGKKAVDNDSNLHQLILSKADDNTVMEAVDSEVSVTCMDMRLVRKAFQLALLCTKRHPSDRPTMHEVARVLVSLLPAPSLKPGLVPPKAVDYKHYLAAGPDVKIKGSHGDSSSDGQWFVRFGEVISMNTL